One Antedon mediterranea chromosome 1, ecAntMedi1.1, whole genome shotgun sequence genomic window, atttcatttatttacgcGGAACTTGTACAAATAAcgaataaatcatttttaaaatcagtgtttaaaaataaatcgtACCCGGATAGTCCTTAtcgtatatacagtacatttttatacaaaacattattacaccgtaggcctacatatctTTTTGCAAAAAAAGGTAACGTGGTGCAAAATGCGTATTTAAGAAGAGTTGCGGCTGAGATGTCAAGCTATAACTCTTTTTCCAAAAGAACTTGCACCCATGGTTTTTACATAGCAATCGTAATTATTAAGAGATGCAGCAGTTTTACACGTGCCGTCCACTATATCTATGTCTTACTATTCGTTGCACAGCCGATAAAGTAGGCTATTACTCGATctatcaaacattattttatagacTGCAAGAGTTACGGACACGATGATACCAGATATCAACTTTGGTAGAAAATACGACACGTGGATACAGTTTTAATATATCAGGATGTTAATAATTACGGTTGCTATGTAAACACCATGGGTGCAAGTTCTTTCAGGAAAAGGGTTATATCGTTACAATTACATGTCAACTAGTTACGTCTCAGCCGCAACTCCAATATTCAATCTAGTAAATGTTATATTCCACCAGTAAGCCTACGGCAAACTTTTTAATTGTCAGTCAGGAGGGAATCATATAATTTCACTCGAAAAAGATACGAAGGAATCCGGCGCTgttacaaccgttaatgtagaaaacgccagcttatgtcgaaacaaccgttaatgtagaacaatccaccgcttatgtagtaaaacctccagcttatgtagaaacaccaacagcttatgtagtaaataaaaaccaacaccagctaatgtagaaacggtcaacagcttatgtagtaacgaaaattgcctcccagcttatgtagtCAACTATGTTGACCTATAACTATAGCTACTCAAAGCTACTTAACCTGAGACAATATGCTGGAAAAATTACTACTGCGGTTGGAAGTGTTTTGAAAGACTTGGGAATTTTCCATTATAGAGGTACCCGTGGTGGACGCAAGTCAAAATTTCACACAAAGAGTAATAAAGATATAGATTCTAAAAACCTTTCTAACATAAACAAGAAAGTACAAGAAGCAGTTAGGAAAAAAAAGCCTGCAAAATATTTTCATTGGCGAGCAGGACAGAATAATGTTAATACCTGCTCAGATGACTTCTTACTACATGAAACCCTCATTCAAATTAAAGCAGCAAACCTTGACATCGTGTGTATGCAGGAAGTGAGACGGATTGGTACCGGTGCAATCTCACATGAGGGCTACAATGTATACTGGACTGGACTGAAAATCAAAAAGATGTATGGGGTTGCTATTGCCATCAAACAGTCACCCCATATCAAAGTGTctaatgtttattatgtttatgaaCGTCTAATGGCAATAGACGTCacaataaaaaattgtaaattaagaATTGTGTCTGCGTACTCTCCTACGGAATCCGGTTCAGAATCATCAAAGGATATTTTCTATGCAAAACTCTCCAAAGTAACAAGAGTCGAGAACAACACAAAACTCTTACTGATGGGAGACTTTAATGCAACATCAACAATAACAACCAGAAAATCACTCTTTGATGGAAACCTACATAGATTTCAAGACACAGATGACATTAGTAACGACAATGGCACAAGACTCATCAACTACTGCTCTGACTTCAAGCTATGCATACTGAACACCTGGTTTGACCATCCAAACGTTCATCGGATCACTTGGCATAGCAACGATGGTGTTACAAAGAAAATACTAGATTACAACATATGTGATCACTGGTTGAGGAAGTATGTTACTGACACAAGAGTCTATAACAACTATTATCTTTCGTCGGATCATAGAATCCTTGTGAGTAATATGACAACACCAGCCAACAAAGCAGCCAGGTGGAAGaagcataaaaagaaaaaacagagCAAGAGAGCCAACATGAGTAAACTTAAAGATCGAGAAGTaagaaataatgttaaaacaaagatagaagaagaaattaataaaattacttCTCCTGAAAAGACAACAACCACTACATCAACTGAGCGCTATACAACACTTATGACAGTGCTAAATAAGGCAGTTGAAGAAGTCCCGAAGAAAACAAGAAACCAAAATGCTCATCCCTGGGATGGTGATGAAAGACTACAACAgcttataaaagaaagaaagaatattaaCAAAAGCATAGTTACCTACAAAGAAGAGGAGATCAAGGCTATGCAGAAAGCAATTAAGATAAGGGTGAAGGAACTACGGAATGAATATTTGTATGAAGAAGCAAGCAAGTTAAATGAAGCCcaccaaaatagaaaaatatttgatttatggaGAAAAGCTAAGGAGCACGGTGATGTTATAAGAAAAGCACCAAAGCCTATAAAATGTCCTGGATTACGTGAACActttaaagatcactttaatcCAGACCAATCTAGCCTTAAAATCCCAGATGAAATTAGCATACCTCCAGAATATATTATCAACCTGAGACAACCAGAATTTGAGATGGACAATGAACCTCCGTCcaagaaagaaattattgatgCAATCGGACATCTAAAAGGTCGCAAAGCTACCCTAGATGTCGCTTCTGAAATGTTGCAAGTCGCCACAGAGAACCCAGTATTCGTCGACCATGTACATAGACTGTTTGAGGAAATTTGGAGAACGAAAGAAGTACCAAGTGATTGGGGACTGTCCAAATTAACAaccatttggaaaaaaaaaggcAGTCCACTTGATCCATCAATGTATAGAGGAATATCAATTGGGTCTACATTTTCAAAGATACTTATGGTTATCATTCTTTCACGTTTTTCCATCTTTTATGAAAGTCAACTTCTACGCACACAGTTTGGATTCAGGTCCAACAGAGGGTGCAATGATGCTATATATGTAATCAAGCAGATCCAGGAAATTGCGTATCGCTCAAATCGCAAACTCTATACATGCTTCATTGATTTAACAGCAGCATTCGACCATGTGAATCGTAATCTTCTTTTCCTAAGCGTTCGTAATAGGTTTCACTTAAACCAGTCTACTACTATGATTGACATTATACAATCACTGTACAGCTCAACGAAAGCATACCTTGCTGACGACGATCCGAGTGATGATAAGTTCGAAACATCTTCTGGGGTGCGACAGGGTGGTATTGAGAGTACCAGCATGTTTAACCAATATTTTGATTACGttattagagtgttcaaacaaCGCTGTAAAGATGCTAGTTTGGATGGCCTAATGATACAATACCTAATTCCTATTGAAGCTACAAATCGTGCTCAAAGATGTAAAGCACCATCAAGGGGCATCTATGACGACTTTGAAAGTGGCTATGCTGACGACTTTGCTGTAAGCTCCTGGTCACAAGAAGAACTGCAAACCATTGTGAACATCTTGAATAAAGTTTGTCTGGAATTTGGCCTAAGAATTAGTGCCCCCAAAACAGAAACCATTATATGGAACTGGAAAGAGGAAGTTGAAGAATACCCAAGATGCATCATACAAATTGGCGGCGTACACATTAACAACGTAACACACTTTAGATACCTTGGTGTATGGGCTACCTACAATGATGTTCATATTGGAGATCAAGAAGTAAAATACAGAATCAATTCAGCCAAAGGAGCATTTGCAGAGAATAGGGCATTGCTTACCAACAGAACGATCCACCTACAAACAAGAATGATGTTTCTTAATGGTCTAGTTAGGAGTAGACTCACCTATGGTTGCCATGCTTGGAGGGCAACAGGAAGTGAAATGTCCAAACTTAGCACAACATACAAAACCTTCCTAAGACGAATGCTAGTGAATGGCTTTCAAAGAGTCTGCCCACCAAACCATGTAGACATATCCTCAGATGAAGAAACAGATGAAAACTATATAGACTGGCGTTACGTAATTGATAATGACGATCTCTACAAAATTACTGGCTGTCAACCGCTAGAAGAATATGTCTACAAGCAACAATTCAACTGGATCGGACatgtaattagaaaagaaaatgaagatcctacaaaaattcttacttttcacacaacacaaagtaaacgaagaggtcggaagataccatcagtacttgatagagttgtacaacaaagtcaacttactagatgcaacttcattagagcctgcttcaacagaaatttgtaattcccagcaatgttttaactgtatatatgaactgttttataagttgttttgtgactgtgtaatttggtagtagtcactctcatactgtaggcctacatttaaaagtaacacatccaaatgccaacttcaagtcaatggctaccagatgtctctgtgagacggttatttgaaccagtaccagtaccagtaccagttactatcgccagctaatgtagaaaatgttatatattttacaaaaatgtctaaatcatgtgcaaatgcatcgatattaacttagctatcagtctttccacctctcgtaagcaaccaactttctaaaacgaccacacatcgtaagctaccatctctgttaagggaccgcttctcataatcgaccacctctcgtaagggatcacctcctctcataagggaccacttctcataGTTGACCatctctcgtaagtgaccacctctcttaacgaccacacctctcgtaagtgaccacctcttttaagggaccacgacctctttctctctattaaaggaccgcttctcataatcgtcAGTGACAACTGTTTTAAaagaccacctctcttaacgaccccacctctcgtaagtgacgacctcttttaaaggaccactTTCTCTGTTAGAGACTGCTTCTAATTATCGACCAtatctcgtaagcgaccaccttaACGACCACACCACTCGTCAGTGGCGACCTCTTTTAAAAAGCCAGCACCTCCTCTATTtaaggaccgcttctcataatcgaccttCACCCGTTACATCGACCTCTGGAAAGTTACtacctctattgaacgaccgCCGTCTCTGTTCAGGTGCCACTTCTCATCATTAACCATCTcccgtaagcgaccacctcaaCGACCACACCACTTGTCAGTGACGACCTCTTTTAAAGGACTACCACCTCTATTtaaggaccgcttctcataaccGACTTTGTCCGTCACATCGAGCTCTGGAAAGTGACTACCTCTATGGAACGACCACCGTCTCTGTTAAGGGGCCGCTTCTCATCAttgaccacctctcgtaagcaaccACATTAAGAGatagtcgattatgagaagcggtcctttaatagagagaaagaggtcgtggtcccttaaaagaggtggtcatttacgagaggtgtggtcgttaagagagatggtcgcttacgagaggtgatCGATTATGGAAAGCGGTTCCTTGTGAGAGAAGGTGATCaattacgagaggtggtcgattataaGAAGTGGTCCCTTAACAGAAACGGTGGAAGTTCAATAGAGGTGGGCAATTCAAttgagaagcggtcctttaataGAGAGAAATATGTCGTGGTGCCTTAAAAAAGGTGGTcatttacgagaggtggtcgcttacgagaggtgcAGTGGTCGATTATTAGAAGCggtcccttatgagaggaggtgatcccttagaaagttggttgcttacgagaggtggaaagactgatagctaagtaaagatcgatgcatttgcacatgatttagacatttttgtaaaatatgtaacattttctacattagctggcgatagtaactacataagctgggaggcatttttcgttactacataagctggtgaccgtttctacattagctggtgttggtttttatttactacataagctgttggtgtttctacataagctggaggttttactacataagcggtggattgttctacattaacggttgtttcgacataagctggcgttttctacattaacggttgtaacAGGCGCTATAAACATATTTGAACATGTATTACAATAGTGGGGGTGAGGGGGAGGTTGTTTGAAGATAAGACACGTGACAATGTTGACCCCCTCCGCCCCCCCCTCCCACACACAATCCCCCACCACTAGTTGCACTGAGGATTTAGCAACAATTCATGGTTATACACAAAACAAATGAATTTTGTCTGCAGAACACAATCGCATCCTCTTACAAATGCAATATGAAaagtatttttcatttcatttctttattcgaattcataaaataacacaacataaaaaaaatacaaagaatgaattcagggtaacacaaaaaagtaaccaaaggtcaaacttatttccattgtggcccttacatgggcatatcactaccatatttgggcacataacactttttgtcaaactagtttaatagtgtagacagagcttaagtttcaGACAAGAATTCCCAACCAGACGATCAGTTGCattgcattttttttcataatcatcatttttaattttacgaGGAAACCGCCACTCCCAAGTTTATAACGACTTTATAATAGCGTGATCGATTTCTTCAAAACTCTTTCTGATTAATGTGCACGTCTAGATGGGTGTGttatacaaataacaaaacGTATTATATCGACAAAATAATGAAACATTGTGATATACATCATCATCAATGGGTCATTATGTTGAGAAGCGCGCGTGTGGCAgacaaacaattattaatgttaCAATACTGTCTTTTGTCtccatttatattttttatcatcaaatgTGACATTAATTTCAATACCTTTTCATAAGTCGTATTAGTCATTCGCATGAGTCATAGAAAATAATGTGTTACGAGGTACTACGGTAAATACAAGTCGAACTACATTAGTTTATGATAAACTATTTTGAAGTAGCTTTTGCGTCAGGGAGCTATAAGTTAATTAGTCAGATGTAGATTAATAAAATGTGGAAATGCCTATCCACCAAAGAAAAGccacagcagcaacaacaacagcaacaacaataATGGTATTCTTATATTATAGCGTTTACGATGTTTCTAAacgctttacacacaaaaatgatccaTAAAATATCTTATaagataacaaacaaaaaaagagcAGAAGAACCATTTACACCATGTTCTCCAACATTTTGGAGCTACCATGATATATATGACTATGAGAGCTTGCCGGAACATATTCACAGGAGCTCGAATAAATACtactttctaaaataaaatgaattgtttTTATAACCGTTGTGCCCCCTCCTCACACCCTCAACTCAAAGTATTTAAGAGAGTAGTGGTGAGAGGAACAAAGAAGAACGAAAAGTAGTTCTACTAGGGGATCTTATTAGGCCACTACTTTGTTCTCCTCCATTCAGAAACTGCAAAAGAAGGAGGTTTTTATTCAACCACCGGTCTTTATCATCAGTGGTCTATTAAGTCATTAATGTGAATGATAAAGTAATTGTAATGATCGATGTTTAGGAATGTTTAGCGGAATTAATAACATCATCAAATTCTCGGCATCTTTGGAATGTCACACGTTTCCTTGAATTAACAGTTACTAATGAGATTCGTAATGGCATACTTATTAAAACCACGGATAAACCATGGAATTGTAATGTAtgaccatttaaaaatgtaattaggATACGTGTCTTTAAAACAATAACTCTGCGCGAAAACAGGTGTAAAAGAATAGATGGAAAAAGGATGAACCACGATGACGTCactaaaaatactgtaaataaacaaatgcaGAGCTTACGTTTTTGTATGCGTTAGAGttaaacaaaaatgaaacaGTTACTCTGAGCGAAAAAGGGTGTAAAAAAGGATGGGAAAATGATGAACCACGATGACGTCACTAAAAAGAGAGTTGGGTATACTGTActctgtaaataaacaaatgcaGATCTTCTTACGTTTTTGAATGaggtaaaattaaataaatatgatgaagaaaaaaaaaacccgtGTAAAACACTATACCAAAAATCAGTTTATAATACCTCTAGGCCTAATTTCATTTGACTTTTTATTAACTGAAAACACGTAATAACTGAGCAATATTACATTATTCCCCAAAGCACACTTTACTGCTTTCGCAATTTAATCTACGTATATACCATAAATTAATTTCCGTAAACACAAACATTAACTTGCTTGTAATCAAAGATGTTAAAATAATGCTAAAATGAAATTAGTGGGCAGTGACGTAACGGAACCAGAATTTCCAAACGTAGGCCTAAATGTAATTTCTCTATCTTTGTTTTGTGAAgttatttgttgtttgttatCAATAAAGAAAACAAGACGCAACCGACCAACATCCTATAACAAGAAGGAAATGCGTAGGACACTGTATgcaataatacaatataatattctattttaagGAAATTCTACGTCATTAGGGAACTTCCCGACTGCGTGTCTGGTCCGCACACTTTGGGGGCGATTATTATGATCGCTTATGATACCTTAGTTTCTTTGTCCCTTTTAGGTCCATACCACGAAGATTACACAAATAGTCGAACAGACTCACCGCAATTTCCTTTTTAAGTTCGAGATTAACAATCTTTTAtggatttattatatttaataaacccTCCCAACAATTTGGTAAACTTGATTGATAAAGCAGAAACGTCTTgggtttaatttaaatatagcaTTGTTTACAATATTGCAGCGCATACAACAGATGAAAAATTATGAACCGCGATGACGTCACTAATATAAGAGTTGGTTAGGCCTAtactga contains:
- the LOC140044523 gene encoding uncharacterized protein, which encodes MLTYNYSYSKLLNLRQYAGKITTAVGSVLKDLGIFHYRGTRGGRKSKFHTKSNKDIDSKNLSNINKKVQEAVRKKKPAKYFHWRAGQNNVNTCSDDFLLHETLIQIKAANLDIVCMQEVRRIGTGAISHEGYNVYWTGLKIKKMYGVAIAIKQSPHIKVSNVYYVYERLMAIDVTIKNCKLRIVSAYSPTESGSESSKDIFYAKLSKVTRVENNTKLLLMGDFNATSTITTRKSLFDGNLHRFQDTDDISNDNGTRLINYCSDFKLCILNTWFDHPNVHRITWHSNDGVTKKILDYNICDHWLRKYVTDTRVYNNYYLSSDHRILVSNMTTPANKAARWKKHKKKKQSKRANMSKLKDREVRNNVKTKIEEEINKITSPEKTTTTTSTERYTTLMTVLNKAVEEVPKKTRNQNAHPWDGDERLQQLIKERKNINKSIVTYKEEEIKAMQKAIKIRVKELRNEYLYEEASKLNEAHQNRKIFDLWRKAKEHGDVIRKAPKPIKCPGLREHFKDHFNPDQSSLKIPDEISIPPEYIINLRQPEFEMDNEPPSKKEIIDAIGHLKGRKATLDVASEMLQVATENPVFVDHVHRLFEEIWRTKEVPSDWGLSKLTTIWKKKGSPLDPSMYRGISIGSTFSKILMVIILSRFSIFYESQLLRTQFGFRSNRGCNDAIYVIKQIQEIAYRSNRKLYTCFIDLTAAFDHVNRNLLFLSVRNRFHLNQSTTMIDIIQSLYSSTKAYLADDDPSDDKFETSSGVRQGGIESTSMFNQYFDYVIRVFKQRCKDASLDGLMIQYLIPIEATNRAQRCKAPSRGIYDDFESGYADDFAVSSWSQEELQTIVNILNKVCLEFGLRISAPKTETIIWNWKEEVEEYPRCIIQIGGVHINNVTHFRYLGVWATYNDVHIGDQEVKYRINSAKGAFAENRALLTNRTIHLQTRMMFLNGLVRSRLTYGCHAWRATGSEMSKLSTTYKTFLRRMLVNGFQRVCPPNHVDISSDEETDENYIDWRYVIDNDDLYKITGCQPLEEYVYKQQFNWIGHECLAELITSSNSRHLWNVTRFLELTVTNEIRNGILIKTTDKPWNCNV